A genomic stretch from Desulfohalobium retbaense DSM 5692 includes:
- a CDS encoding NAD-dependent succinate-semialdehyde dehydrogenase, with translation MNIDEEILSRTSCLIGDEMVFSDSGEMIQVDNPATMGIIGHVPNCGKEETDRAISIAADVFPAWRSRTALERANIMLSWYNLIMENQEGLARLMTLEQGKPLKEARGEIAFGASFIRWFAEEARRVYGEIVPPPAVNKRIHITKEPVGVVGIITPWNFPMSMIARKVGPAMAVGCPSVIKPASQTPFSALAMARLAQEAGVPAGVINVITGDSRAIGGQLTGNPIVRKVSFTGSTRVGKVLLQQCAGSVKKVSMELGGNAPFIVFGDADIDKAIEGAMLSKYRNSGQTCVCTNRFYVQSNIYDRFLTKFRQAVSSLKVGDGLEEGVSQGPLIDSNAIKHVSEQIEDGLSKGARLVIGGKRHSLGRNYFEPTILANVTQDMNVAHEETFGPLAPVFEFETEKEVISLANDTEYGLAAYIYTSDINRSFRVSEALEYGLIGVNDGHVSTCEAPFGGIKESGLGREGSRHGIDDYTEIKYTSFNIDM, from the coding sequence ATGAATATTGACGAGGAAATTCTTTCCCGTACGAGTTGCCTAATTGGTGATGAGATGGTTTTTTCCGATAGTGGGGAAATGATCCAGGTAGACAATCCAGCAACCATGGGCATTATTGGTCATGTACCGAATTGCGGAAAGGAAGAGACCGACCGCGCAATTTCGATAGCTGCGGATGTGTTTCCCGCTTGGCGATCACGAACAGCGCTTGAGCGGGCAAATATCATGCTAAGTTGGTATAATTTAATAATGGAAAATCAGGAAGGCTTAGCGCGCCTTATGACTCTCGAACAAGGAAAGCCCTTGAAGGAAGCACGAGGGGAAATAGCTTTTGGCGCTAGCTTTATACGGTGGTTTGCCGAGGAGGCTCGCCGAGTTTACGGTGAAATTGTGCCGCCACCTGCGGTAAATAAACGAATACATATTACCAAAGAGCCGGTAGGGGTCGTTGGAATAATAACTCCTTGGAATTTCCCAATGTCTATGATTGCGCGTAAGGTGGGGCCAGCCATGGCAGTTGGGTGTCCTTCAGTTATTAAGCCTGCAAGTCAAACTCCATTTTCAGCCTTGGCAATGGCCCGACTTGCTCAGGAGGCAGGTGTGCCAGCTGGTGTGATCAATGTTATAACCGGTGATTCTCGTGCTATTGGGGGGCAACTGACGGGCAATCCGATAGTGAGAAAGGTGAGTTTTACTGGGTCAACGAGGGTTGGGAAGGTTTTGTTGCAACAATGTGCAGGAAGTGTGAAAAAGGTATCGATGGAATTGGGGGGTAATGCGCCATTTATTGTTTTTGGGGATGCTGATATTGACAAGGCTATAGAAGGGGCAATGTTAAGCAAATATAGAAATTCTGGGCAAACATGCGTGTGTACAAATAGATTTTATGTCCAGTCAAATATATATGATCGTTTTCTGACAAAATTTAGACAGGCTGTTTCCTCACTTAAGGTTGGTGATGGATTAGAAGAAGGCGTTTCCCAGGGCCCTCTTATCGATAGTAATGCAATTAAGCATGTAAGTGAGCAAATTGAAGATGGATTAAGTAAGGGGGCACGTTTAGTTATAGGTGGGAAGCGTCATTCATTAGGGAGGAATTACTTTGAGCCTACCATATTGGCAAATGTCACACAAGATATGAATGTTGCGCATGAAGAGACTTTTGGGCCTTTAGCACCTGTTTTCGAATTTGAAACGGAAAAAGAAGTAATATCATTGGCTAATGATACTGAATATGGTTTGGCAGCCTATATCTATACAAGTGATATAAATCGATCTTTCCGTGTTTCGGAAGCGTTGGAGTATGGATTGATAGGGGTTAATGATGGACACGTATCAACATGCGAAGCCCCTTTTGGTGGAATAAAAGAAAGTGGGCTTGGTCGAGAAGGGTCTCGTCATGGAATTGATGACTATACTGAAATAAAATATACGAGCTTTAATATCGATATGTAG